The following are encoded together in the Thunnus albacares chromosome 7, fThuAlb1.1, whole genome shotgun sequence genome:
- the tjp1b gene encoding tight junction protein ZO-1 isoform X6, whose protein sequence is MGFLDLSSAAMEETVIWEQHTVTLHRAPGFGFGIAISGGRDNPHFQSGETSIVISDVLKGGPAEGLLQENDRVVMVNAVSMDNVEHAYAVQQLRKSGKIAKITIRRKRKVHVPMGRLGERETMSEHDEEEDSYDEEIYETRSGRSGAYSGVGGAMGRRSGRSSGRRDRERERSGSRERSLSPRSDRRSHNLPPRPAKVTLVKSRKNEAEYGLRLASHIFVKDISPESLAARDGNIQEGDVVLKINGTVTENLSLIDAKKLIERSKGKLKMVVQRDERATLLNIPDLDDSIPSANASDRDDISDIHSLASDHSNRSHDRHRSSRSRSPDRRSEPSDHSRHSPPQISNGSHRSRDDERVSKAASTPAKLPEEVPLPKPKESAIAREEKQLPPLPEPKPVYAQPGQPDVDLPVSPSDAPVPSAAHDDSILRPSMKLVKFKKGESVGLRLAGGNDVGIFVAGVLEDSPAAKEGLEEGDQILRVNNVDFANIIREEAVLFLLDLPKGEEVTILAQKKKDVYRRIVESDVGDSFYIRTHFEYEKESPYGLSFNKGEVFRVVDTLYNGKLGSWLAIRIGKNHQEVERGIIPNKNRAEQLSSVQYTLPKTAGGDRADFWRFRGLRSSKRNLRKSREDLSSQPVQTKFPAYERVVLREAGFLRPVVIFGPIADVAREKLSREEPDLFELAKSEPRDAGTDQRSSGIIRLHTIKQIIDRDKHAVLDITPNAVDRLNYAQWYPIVVFLNPDNKQGVKNMRTRLCPESRKSARKLYERAIKLRKNNHHLFTTTINLNNMNDGWYGALKETIQQQQNQLVWVSEGKADGTTEDDLDIHDDRLSYLSAPGSEYSMYSTDSRHTSDYEDTDTEGGAYTDQELDETLNDEVGLPTEPAITRSSEPVREDPPVIQDTPGYPGYQHPVQPDPASRIDPAGFKMAAPQQQDEAALPMPSLPPTVVAPPAVEQPVQLEGMHLEEPSAAAAAPQADSLSSPSPAPELIQPPPPPHEPHPSGPPGPEPKMYKKDLYNMDEPMRINHGLKQSMSYSHQPPYQDKQPYREYDHPPYGYDGGGYTEPKPHNTDSHLHYDNRVPHYNEQWPPYDQQTSSSQPAGYQPGHQQPMGYNPRSPYEDGPGRDYSPPQPRYDEAPPVGYDGRPRHSKPGPIRYDEPPPPPPTGYDARSPYEAEPHCFPINSPRSPEPPKQYYGDSGLRPAYIPGPPNRGYKPGMHEPMVNSEPTIPPPKPETLPSPGEPALTPGSKPLPPPPREDLDEDPAMKPQSVLNRVKMFENKRSVSMDRAKEGESPALRPADVPKPVSAPGPVLKANSLSNLEQEKSTYRAPEPQKPHTKPLDDVVRSNHYDPDEDEEYYRKQLSYFDRRSFDSKAMGQPSPGINRFHDLPKPAQLSYPYNRVESVEKVSPVEKRYEPLPQISPSSQYGPPASAIPPNTLPKLSPSDANSIPEPLSSPNPKPELAALRPASRDEPAPSGYLPPRGLPDKSPVNGTDTAATKTLGAPTSYNRYVPKPYTSSARPFERKFESPKFNHNLLPNDTQVKTDLLSKPGVVSNSGGKPQLSPQPLDHDSGLDTFTRTMDNRPKYQHNNINAIPKAIPVSPSALEDDDEDEGHTVVATARGIFNCNGGVLSSIETGVSIIIPQGAIPESVEQEIYFKVCRDNSILPPLDKEKGETLLSPLVMCGPHGLKFLKPVELRLPHCASMTPDGWSFALKSSDSSSGDPKTWQNKSLPGDPNYLVGANCVSVLIDHF, encoded by the exons AGTGCAGCAATGGAGGAGACTGTCATTTGGGAACAGCACACAGTAACACTACACAGG GCACCAGGGTTTGGCTTCGGGATAGCCATATCAGGAGGTCGGGATAACCCTCATTTTCAGAGTGGCGAGACCTCCATTGTCATCTCGGATGTGCTGAAAGGCGGCCCAGCAGAAGGCCTACTACA GGAAAATGACAGAGTCGTCATGGTCAATGCTGTCTCCATGGATAATGTGGAGCACGCATATGCAGTCCAGCAGCTTCGTAAAAGTGGAAAAATTGCCAAAATT ACAATCAGACGGAAGAGGAAGGTGCATGTCCCCATGGGTCGCCTTGGAGAGCGGGAAACTATGTCAGAGCACGACGAGGAGGAGGACAGCTATGATGAAGAGATATACGAGACGCGGAGTGGACGCAGCGGTGCTTACAGCGGTGTGGGCGGAGCCATGGGCAGGCGCAGCGGGCGAAGCAGCGGGCGAAGGGACAGGGAACGTGAACGCAGCGGCTCGCGGGAGAGGAGTCTCTCCCCACGGTCAGACCGCCGCTCACACAACCTACCCCCACGCCCCGCCAAGGTCACACTTGTCAAATCCCGCAAGAATGAAG CAGAATATGGCCTGCGCCTGGCCAGCCACATCTTTGTCAAGGACATCTCCCCTGAGAGCCTGGCAGCCAGGGACGGCAACATCCAGGAAGGGGACGTCGTACTGAAG ATTAATGGCACAGTGACAGAGAACCTCTCCTTGATAGATGCCAAGAAGCTGATAGAAAGGTCAAAGGGCAAGCTAAAAATGGTTGTTCAGAGGGACGAGAGGGCGACCCTGCTGAACATCCCTGACCTCGATGACAGCATTCCTTCAGCCAACGCCTCTGACAGAGATG ACATTTCAGATATCCATTCTCTGGCATCCGACCATTCCAATCGATCGCATGACAGACATCGTAGCAGCCGCTCCCGCTCTCCAGACAGACGATCTGAACCCTCAGACCACTCCAGACACTCCCCACCACAAATCAGCAACGGCAG TCACAGAAGTCGTGACGACGAACGGGTCTCGAAGGCGGCTTCAACACCAGCGAAGCTACCAGAGGAAGTTCCTCTGCCCAAGCCCAAGGAGTCGGCTATTGCCAGAGAGGAGAAACAACTCCCACCGCTCCCAG agccCAAGCCGGTGTATGCTCAGCCTGGACAGCCAGATGTAGACCTGCCAGTCAGTCCCTCAGATGCCCCTGTGCCAAGTGCTGCCCATGACGATAGCATCCTACG GCCGAGCATGAAGCTGGTGAAGTTCAAGAAGGGGGAGAGTGTGGGGCTGCGGCTGGCTGGGGGGAATGACGTGGGCATCTTCGTTGCCGGAGTGCTGGAGGATAGCCCGGCTGCTAAGGAGGGACTGGAGGAGGGTGACCAAATTCTCAGG GTAAATAATGTAGATTTTGCAAATATAATCCGAGAGGAGGCGGTGCTGTTCCTCCTTGACCTTCCTAAGGGTGAAGAGGTCACAATTCTTGCCCAGAAGAAGAAAGATG TGTATCGGCGGATCGTGGAGTCTGATGTTGGCGACTCCTTCTACATCCGGACCCACTTTGAGTACGAGAAGGAATCTCCGTATGGGTTAAGCTTTAACAAGGGCGAGGTGTTCCGTGTTGTGGACACCCTCTACAATGGCAAGCTGGGCTCCTGGCTGGCTATTCGCATCGGCAAGAACCACCAGGAGGTGGAGAGGGGCATCATCCCCAACAAAAACAG AGCGGAGCAGCTCTCCAGCGTGCAATACACACTCCCTAAAACAGCAGGGGGCGACAGGGCGGACTTCTGGAGGTTCCGCGGTCTTCGCAGCTCGAAGAGGAACCTgaggaaaagcagagaggaCCTTTCCTCCCAGCCAGTTCAGACAAAGTTCCCAGCATATGAAAGGGTTGTACTGAGAGAAG CTGGTTTCTTGAGACCTGTTGTGATATTTGGGCCCATCGCTGATGTTGCTCGAGAAAAACTCTCCAGAGAAGAGCCAGATCTTTTTGAGCTTGCAA AGAGTGAACCGAGAGATGCAGGAACCGACCAGCGTAGTTCAGGAATCATTCGTCTTCATACCATCAAGCAGATCATTGACAGA GACAAACACGCTGTGCTGGACATCACCCCGAATGCTGTGGATAGGCTGAACTATGCTCAGTGGTATCCGATTGTAGTCTTCCTAAATCCTGATAATAAGCAGGGCGTGAAGAACATGAGGACCAGACTGTGTCCAGAGTCCAGGAAGAGCGCCAGGAAGCTCTATGAGCGTGCTATCAAACTGAGGAAGAATAATCACCACCTGTTCACAA CCACCATAAACTTGAACAACATGAATGACGGTTGGTACGGAGCTCTTAAAGAGAccatccagcagcagcagaaccagTTGGTGTGGGTGTCGGAGGGCAAG GCGGATGGCACTACAGAGGATGACTTGGATATCCATGATGACCGTCTGTCCTACCTGTCGGCGCCAGGTAGCGAATACTCCATGTACAGCACAGACAGCCGGCACACTTCAGACTATGAggacactgacacagagggtGGAGCGTACACAGACCAGGAGCTAGATGAGACTTTGAACGATGAGGTGGGTCTGCCCACGGAGCCCGCCATCACCCGCTCTTCCGAACCTGTGCGAGAAGACCCACCTGTAATTCAGGACACTCCTGGTTACCCTGGATACCAGCACCCAGTGCAGCCTGATCCAGCCAGTCGTATAGACCCTGCTGGTTTCAAGATGGCCGCTCCGCAGCAG CAAGATGAGGCTGCTCTGCCCATGCCCTCGTTGCCTCCGACGGTGGTAGCACCCCCTGCTGTTGAGCAGCCTGTACAGCTAGAGGGTATGCACCTAGAGGAGCCGTCTGCTGCAGCCGCAGCTCCTCAGGCTGATTCACTTAGCAGTCCCAGCCCTGCCCCTGAGCTTATTcagcccccaccaccaccacatgAACCCCACCCGTCTGGACCGCCTGGTCCAGAACCAAAG ATGTACAAGAAAGATCTGTACAATATGGACGAACCCATGCGAATCAACCATGGCCTGAAGCAGTCGATGAGCTACAGTCACCAGCCGCCGTACCAGGACAAACAGCCATACCGTGAATACGACCACCCGCCTTACGGTTACGATGGAGGCGGCTACACAGAACCAAAGCCTCACAACACTGACTCTCACCTGCACTACGACAACCGTGTGCCTCATTACAACGAACAGTGGCCCCCCTACGACCAGCAGACCTCATCTTCCCAGCCCGCAGGTTACCAGCCGGGCCACCAGCAACCCATGGGCTACAACCCCCGGTCCCCTTACGAGGATGGACCAGGGAGGGACTACAGCCCCCCTCAGCCACGCTACGATGAGGCCCCACCTGTGGGGTATGATGGCAGACCACGCCACAGTAAACCTGGACCCATTCGTTATGATgagcctccacctccacccccaACAGGCTATGATGCCCGCTCTCCTTATGAGGCAGAACCTCACTGCTTCCCCATAAATTCACCTCGATCACCGGAGCCCCCAAAGCAGTATTATGGTGACTCTGGTCTGAGGCCCGCCTACATTCCTGGGCCTCCAAACCGGGGCTACAAGCCAGGGATGCATGAGCCTATGGTGAACTCTGAACCTACCATTCCCCCTCCTAAACCAGAGACCCTTCCCTCCCCAGGTGAGCCAGCGCTCACCCCGGGCTCCAAACCGCTGCCCCCACCACCCCGGGAAGACCTGGATGAGGACCCGGCCATGAAACCGCAGTCAGTGCTTAACAGAGTCAAGATGTTTGAGAATAAACGGTCTGTTTCTATGGACAGGGCTAAAGAAGGAGAGTCGCCAGCACTCAGG CCTGCAGATGTTCCGAAACCTGTGAGTGCACCTGGCCCAGTCCTCAAAGCCAATTCCCTTAGCAACTTGGAGCAGGAGAAGTCCACCTATAG AGCTCCTGAGCCACAGAAGCCTCATACTAAACCTCTGGATGATGTAGTGCGTTCCAACCACTACGACCCAGATGAGGACGAGGAGTACTACAGGAAGCAGTTGTCCTACTTTGATCGCCGTAGCTTCGACAGCAAAGCCATGGGCCAGCCCAGTCCTGGCATCAATCGCTTCCATGATCTGCCCAAACCAGCGCAGCTGTCCTACCCATACAACAG AGTTGAGTCAGTAGAGAAAGTAAGTCCAGTGGAGAAAAGATATGAACCCCTGCCTCAAATCAGCCCCTCCTCTCAGTATGGGCCACCTGCCTCCGCCATCCCACCCAACACGCTGCCCAAACTCAGCCCCAGTGACG CGAACTCCATACCTGAGCCGTTGAGCTCGCCCAATCCTAAACCTGAGCTGGCAGCTCTCAGGCCGGCCAGCAGGGACGAACCCGCACCAAGTGGCTACCTGCCCCCGAGGGGTCTCCCCGACAAGTCCCCCGTCAATGGCACTGACACAGCGGCCACAAAGACCCTTGGTGCTCCCACTAGCTACAACCGCTACGTCCCGAAGCCTTACACCAGCTCAGCTCGGCCCTTTGAGCGCAAGTTTGAGAGCCCAAAGTTCAACCACAACCTGCTGCCCAACGACACACAGGTGAAGACGGACCTCCTCAGCAAGCCCGGTGTGGTGAGCAACAGCGGTGGAAAGCCTCAACTGTCACCACAGCCCCTGGATCACGACAGCGGCCTGGACACCTTCACACGCACTATGGACAACAGGCCCAAGTACCAGCACAATAACATCAACGCCATCCCCAAGGCCATCCCCGTAAG CCCCAGCGCGTTGGAAGATGACGACGAGGATGAAGGGCACACGGTGGTGGCCACCGCCCGGGGGATCTTCAACTGTAACGGAGGGGTCCTGAGCTCCATCGAGACGGGCGTCAGCATCATCATCCCCCAGGGTGCCATCCCCGAGAGCGTGGAGCAGGAGATTTACTTCAAGGTGTGCCGGGACAACAGCATCCTGCCCCCCCTCGACAAGGAGAAAG GAGAAACGCTGCTAAGTCCGCTGGTGATGTGCGGCCCTCACGGACTCAAGTTCCTGAAGCCGGTGGAGCTGCGCTTACCTCACTGTGCGTCTATGACCCCTGATGGTTGGTCTTTTGCTCTAAAATCCTCCGACTCCTCGTCGG GTGATCCCAAAACCTGGCAGAACAAATCTCTCCCCGGAGATCCAAACTACCTGGTGGGTGcaaactgtgtgtctgtgctcaTTGACCACTTCTGA
- the tjp1b gene encoding tight junction protein ZO-1 isoform X1 yields MITCAFLWVGFLVAVDSTMVNYQKYITVMQLALGVTASNKEHCLPPRKRMWIHPSPTAGSITAASSVSTIQGKPSLRRIKGRIHRSKSLDSIDLLDSNSAAMEETVIWEQHTVTLHRAPGFGFGIAISGGRDNPHFQSGETSIVISDVLKGGPAEGLLQENDRVVMVNAVSMDNVEHAYAVQQLRKSGKIAKITIRRKRKVHVPMGRLGERETMSEHDEEEDSYDEEIYETRSGRSGAYSGVGGAMGRRSGRSSGRRDRERERSGSRERSLSPRSDRRSHNLPPRPAKVTLVKSRKNEAEYGLRLASHIFVKDISPESLAARDGNIQEGDVVLKINGTVTENLSLIDAKKLIERSKGKLKMVVQRDERATLLNIPDLDDSIPSANASDRDDISDIHSLASDHSNRSHDRHRSSRSRSPDRRSEPSDHSRHSPPQISNGSHRSRDDERVSKAASTPAKLPEEVPLPKPKESAIAREEKQLPPLPEPKPVYAQPGQPDVDLPVSPSDAPVPSAAHDDSILRPSMKLVKFKKGESVGLRLAGGNDVGIFVAGVLEDSPAAKEGLEEGDQILRVNNVDFANIIREEAVLFLLDLPKGEEVTILAQKKKDVYRRIVESDVGDSFYIRTHFEYEKESPYGLSFNKGEVFRVVDTLYNGKLGSWLAIRIGKNHQEVERGIIPNKNRAEQLSSVQYTLPKTAGGDRADFWRFRGLRSSKRNLRKSREDLSSQPVQTKFPAYERVVLREAGFLRPVVIFGPIADVAREKLSREEPDLFELAKSEPRDAGTDQRSSGIIRLHTIKQIIDRDKHAVLDITPNAVDRLNYAQWYPIVVFLNPDNKQGVKNMRTRLCPESRKSARKLYERAIKLRKNNHHLFTTTINLNNMNDGWYGALKETIQQQQNQLVWVSEGKADGTTEDDLDIHDDRLSYLSAPGSEYSMYSTDSRHTSDYEDTDTEGGAYTDQELDETLNDEVGLPTEPAITRSSEPVREDPPVIQDTPGYPGYQHPVQPDPASRIDPAGFKMAAPQQQDEAALPMPSLPPTVVAPPAVEQPVQLEGMHLEEPSAAAAAPQADSLSSPSPAPELIQPPPPPHEPHPSGPPGPEPKMYKKDLYNMDEPMRINHGLKQSMSYSHQPPYQDKQPYREYDHPPYGYDGGGYTEPKPHNTDSHLHYDNRVPHYNEQWPPYDQQTSSSQPAGYQPGHQQPMGYNPRSPYEDGPGRDYSPPQPRYDEAPPVGYDGRPRHSKPGPIRYDEPPPPPPTGYDARSPYEAEPHCFPINSPRSPEPPKQYYGDSGLRPAYIPGPPNRGYKPGMHEPMVNSEPTIPPPKPETLPSPGEPALTPGSKPLPPPPREDLDEDPAMKPQSVLNRVKMFENKRSVSMDRAKEGESPALRPADVPKPVSAPGPVLKANSLSNLEQEKSTYRAPEPQKPHTKPLDDVVRSNHYDPDEDEEYYRKQLSYFDRRSFDSKAMGQPSPGINRFHDLPKPAQLSYPYNRVESVEKVSPVEKRYEPLPQISPSSQYGPPASAIPPNTLPKLSPSDANSIPEPLSSPNPKPELAALRPASRDEPAPSGYLPPRGLPDKSPVNGTDTAATKTLGAPTSYNRYVPKPYTSSARPFERKFESPKFNHNLLPNDTQVKTDLLSKPGVVSNSGGKPQLSPQPLDHDSGLDTFTRTMDNRPKYQHNNINAIPKAIPVSPSALEDDDEDEGHTVVATARGIFNCNGGVLSSIETGVSIIIPQGAIPESVEQEIYFKVCRDNSILPPLDKEKGETLLSPLVMCGPHGLKFLKPVELRLPHCASMTPDGWSFALKSSDSSSGDPKTWQNKSLPGDPNYLVGANCVSVLIDHF; encoded by the exons AGTGCAGCAATGGAGGAGACTGTCATTTGGGAACAGCACACAGTAACACTACACAGG GCACCAGGGTTTGGCTTCGGGATAGCCATATCAGGAGGTCGGGATAACCCTCATTTTCAGAGTGGCGAGACCTCCATTGTCATCTCGGATGTGCTGAAAGGCGGCCCAGCAGAAGGCCTACTACA GGAAAATGACAGAGTCGTCATGGTCAATGCTGTCTCCATGGATAATGTGGAGCACGCATATGCAGTCCAGCAGCTTCGTAAAAGTGGAAAAATTGCCAAAATT ACAATCAGACGGAAGAGGAAGGTGCATGTCCCCATGGGTCGCCTTGGAGAGCGGGAAACTATGTCAGAGCACGACGAGGAGGAGGACAGCTATGATGAAGAGATATACGAGACGCGGAGTGGACGCAGCGGTGCTTACAGCGGTGTGGGCGGAGCCATGGGCAGGCGCAGCGGGCGAAGCAGCGGGCGAAGGGACAGGGAACGTGAACGCAGCGGCTCGCGGGAGAGGAGTCTCTCCCCACGGTCAGACCGCCGCTCACACAACCTACCCCCACGCCCCGCCAAGGTCACACTTGTCAAATCCCGCAAGAATGAAG CAGAATATGGCCTGCGCCTGGCCAGCCACATCTTTGTCAAGGACATCTCCCCTGAGAGCCTGGCAGCCAGGGACGGCAACATCCAGGAAGGGGACGTCGTACTGAAG ATTAATGGCACAGTGACAGAGAACCTCTCCTTGATAGATGCCAAGAAGCTGATAGAAAGGTCAAAGGGCAAGCTAAAAATGGTTGTTCAGAGGGACGAGAGGGCGACCCTGCTGAACATCCCTGACCTCGATGACAGCATTCCTTCAGCCAACGCCTCTGACAGAGATG ACATTTCAGATATCCATTCTCTGGCATCCGACCATTCCAATCGATCGCATGACAGACATCGTAGCAGCCGCTCCCGCTCTCCAGACAGACGATCTGAACCCTCAGACCACTCCAGACACTCCCCACCACAAATCAGCAACGGCAG TCACAGAAGTCGTGACGACGAACGGGTCTCGAAGGCGGCTTCAACACCAGCGAAGCTACCAGAGGAAGTTCCTCTGCCCAAGCCCAAGGAGTCGGCTATTGCCAGAGAGGAGAAACAACTCCCACCGCTCCCAG agccCAAGCCGGTGTATGCTCAGCCTGGACAGCCAGATGTAGACCTGCCAGTCAGTCCCTCAGATGCCCCTGTGCCAAGTGCTGCCCATGACGATAGCATCCTACG GCCGAGCATGAAGCTGGTGAAGTTCAAGAAGGGGGAGAGTGTGGGGCTGCGGCTGGCTGGGGGGAATGACGTGGGCATCTTCGTTGCCGGAGTGCTGGAGGATAGCCCGGCTGCTAAGGAGGGACTGGAGGAGGGTGACCAAATTCTCAGG GTAAATAATGTAGATTTTGCAAATATAATCCGAGAGGAGGCGGTGCTGTTCCTCCTTGACCTTCCTAAGGGTGAAGAGGTCACAATTCTTGCCCAGAAGAAGAAAGATG TGTATCGGCGGATCGTGGAGTCTGATGTTGGCGACTCCTTCTACATCCGGACCCACTTTGAGTACGAGAAGGAATCTCCGTATGGGTTAAGCTTTAACAAGGGCGAGGTGTTCCGTGTTGTGGACACCCTCTACAATGGCAAGCTGGGCTCCTGGCTGGCTATTCGCATCGGCAAGAACCACCAGGAGGTGGAGAGGGGCATCATCCCCAACAAAAACAG AGCGGAGCAGCTCTCCAGCGTGCAATACACACTCCCTAAAACAGCAGGGGGCGACAGGGCGGACTTCTGGAGGTTCCGCGGTCTTCGCAGCTCGAAGAGGAACCTgaggaaaagcagagaggaCCTTTCCTCCCAGCCAGTTCAGACAAAGTTCCCAGCATATGAAAGGGTTGTACTGAGAGAAG CTGGTTTCTTGAGACCTGTTGTGATATTTGGGCCCATCGCTGATGTTGCTCGAGAAAAACTCTCCAGAGAAGAGCCAGATCTTTTTGAGCTTGCAA AGAGTGAACCGAGAGATGCAGGAACCGACCAGCGTAGTTCAGGAATCATTCGTCTTCATACCATCAAGCAGATCATTGACAGA GACAAACACGCTGTGCTGGACATCACCCCGAATGCTGTGGATAGGCTGAACTATGCTCAGTGGTATCCGATTGTAGTCTTCCTAAATCCTGATAATAAGCAGGGCGTGAAGAACATGAGGACCAGACTGTGTCCAGAGTCCAGGAAGAGCGCCAGGAAGCTCTATGAGCGTGCTATCAAACTGAGGAAGAATAATCACCACCTGTTCACAA CCACCATAAACTTGAACAACATGAATGACGGTTGGTACGGAGCTCTTAAAGAGAccatccagcagcagcagaaccagTTGGTGTGGGTGTCGGAGGGCAAG GCGGATGGCACTACAGAGGATGACTTGGATATCCATGATGACCGTCTGTCCTACCTGTCGGCGCCAGGTAGCGAATACTCCATGTACAGCACAGACAGCCGGCACACTTCAGACTATGAggacactgacacagagggtGGAGCGTACACAGACCAGGAGCTAGATGAGACTTTGAACGATGAGGTGGGTCTGCCCACGGAGCCCGCCATCACCCGCTCTTCCGAACCTGTGCGAGAAGACCCACCTGTAATTCAGGACACTCCTGGTTACCCTGGATACCAGCACCCAGTGCAGCCTGATCCAGCCAGTCGTATAGACCCTGCTGGTTTCAAGATGGCCGCTCCGCAGCAG CAAGATGAGGCTGCTCTGCCCATGCCCTCGTTGCCTCCGACGGTGGTAGCACCCCCTGCTGTTGAGCAGCCTGTACAGCTAGAGGGTATGCACCTAGAGGAGCCGTCTGCTGCAGCCGCAGCTCCTCAGGCTGATTCACTTAGCAGTCCCAGCCCTGCCCCTGAGCTTATTcagcccccaccaccaccacatgAACCCCACCCGTCTGGACCGCCTGGTCCAGAACCAAAG ATGTACAAGAAAGATCTGTACAATATGGACGAACCCATGCGAATCAACCATGGCCTGAAGCAGTCGATGAGCTACAGTCACCAGCCGCCGTACCAGGACAAACAGCCATACCGTGAATACGACCACCCGCCTTACGGTTACGATGGAGGCGGCTACACAGAACCAAAGCCTCACAACACTGACTCTCACCTGCACTACGACAACCGTGTGCCTCATTACAACGAACAGTGGCCCCCCTACGACCAGCAGACCTCATCTTCCCAGCCCGCAGGTTACCAGCCGGGCCACCAGCAACCCATGGGCTACAACCCCCGGTCCCCTTACGAGGATGGACCAGGGAGGGACTACAGCCCCCCTCAGCCACGCTACGATGAGGCCCCACCTGTGGGGTATGATGGCAGACCACGCCACAGTAAACCTGGACCCATTCGTTATGATgagcctccacctccacccccaACAGGCTATGATGCCCGCTCTCCTTATGAGGCAGAACCTCACTGCTTCCCCATAAATTCACCTCGATCACCGGAGCCCCCAAAGCAGTATTATGGTGACTCTGGTCTGAGGCCCGCCTACATTCCTGGGCCTCCAAACCGGGGCTACAAGCCAGGGATGCATGAGCCTATGGTGAACTCTGAACCTACCATTCCCCCTCCTAAACCAGAGACCCTTCCCTCCCCAGGTGAGCCAGCGCTCACCCCGGGCTCCAAACCGCTGCCCCCACCACCCCGGGAAGACCTGGATGAGGACCCGGCCATGAAACCGCAGTCAGTGCTTAACAGAGTCAAGATGTTTGAGAATAAACGGTCTGTTTCTATGGACAGGGCTAAAGAAGGAGAGTCGCCAGCACTCAGG CCTGCAGATGTTCCGAAACCTGTGAGTGCACCTGGCCCAGTCCTCAAAGCCAATTCCCTTAGCAACTTGGAGCAGGAGAAGTCCACCTATAG AGCTCCTGAGCCACAGAAGCCTCATACTAAACCTCTGGATGATGTAGTGCGTTCCAACCACTACGACCCAGATGAGGACGAGGAGTACTACAGGAAGCAGTTGTCCTACTTTGATCGCCGTAGCTTCGACAGCAAAGCCATGGGCCAGCCCAGTCCTGGCATCAATCGCTTCCATGATCTGCCCAAACCAGCGCAGCTGTCCTACCCATACAACAG AGTTGAGTCAGTAGAGAAAGTAAGTCCAGTGGAGAAAAGATATGAACCCCTGCCTCAAATCAGCCCCTCCTCTCAGTATGGGCCACCTGCCTCCGCCATCCCACCCAACACGCTGCCCAAACTCAGCCCCAGTGACG CGAACTCCATACCTGAGCCGTTGAGCTCGCCCAATCCTAAACCTGAGCTGGCAGCTCTCAGGCCGGCCAGCAGGGACGAACCCGCACCAAGTGGCTACCTGCCCCCGAGGGGTCTCCCCGACAAGTCCCCCGTCAATGGCACTGACACAGCGGCCACAAAGACCCTTGGTGCTCCCACTAGCTACAACCGCTACGTCCCGAAGCCTTACACCAGCTCAGCTCGGCCCTTTGAGCGCAAGTTTGAGAGCCCAAAGTTCAACCACAACCTGCTGCCCAACGACACACAGGTGAAGACGGACCTCCTCAGCAAGCCCGGTGTGGTGAGCAACAGCGGTGGAAAGCCTCAACTGTCACCACAGCCCCTGGATCACGACAGCGGCCTGGACACCTTCACACGCACTATGGACAACAGGCCCAAGTACCAGCACAATAACATCAACGCCATCCCCAAGGCCATCCCCGTAAG CCCCAGCGCGTTGGAAGATGACGACGAGGATGAAGGGCACACGGTGGTGGCCACCGCCCGGGGGATCTTCAACTGTAACGGAGGGGTCCTGAGCTCCATCGAGACGGGCGTCAGCATCATCATCCCCCAGGGTGCCATCCCCGAGAGCGTGGAGCAGGAGATTTACTTCAAGGTGTGCCGGGACAACAGCATCCTGCCCCCCCTCGACAAGGAGAAAG GAGAAACGCTGCTAAGTCCGCTGGTGATGTGCGGCCCTCACGGACTCAAGTTCCTGAAGCCGGTGGAGCTGCGCTTACCTCACTGTGCGTCTATGACCCCTGATGGTTGGTCTTTTGCTCTAAAATCCTCCGACTCCTCGTCGG GTGATCCCAAAACCTGGCAGAACAAATCTCTCCCCGGAGATCCAAACTACCTGGTGGGTGcaaactgtgtgtctgtgctcaTTGACCACTTCTGA